A single window of Vigna radiata var. radiata cultivar VC1973A chromosome 4, Vradiata_ver6, whole genome shotgun sequence DNA harbors:
- the LOC106759318 gene encoding rhodanese-like domain-containing protein 4A, chloroplastic isoform X2, whose protein sequence is MDSLSLLLSPYPLSPKPHKPKTFKTFSHFSNQNPQHFTIQPFQSYSSISLSSPQRPSPKALAKPFFSFTLFNLFTQFPCIADVAAEDAGKINIESVLVSIDGFFNRYPFFVGGCAFIWLVAIPLAEEYFKKCKFVSAIDAFRRLRDDPNSQLLDIRDEKSLRFLRSPNLKFIEKEVVQVEFTDGGNEDEFVKKVLGRFKDASNTVLCVLDSFDDNSMKVAELLFKNGFKEAYAIKGGVRGEQGWMAIQDSFLPPSVHIRKRVKSSKEPNKNGNGAIQQKDSNNKSSLSQEISPVGNQKMGNGNVKSSVESTPEVKTGAVVSSSPYPNYPDLKPPSSPTPSKPQ, encoded by the exons ATGGATTccctctctcttcttctctctccttaTCCATTATCCCCAAAACCCCACAAACCCAAAACCTTCAAAACCTTCTCTCATTTCTCAAACCAGAATCCTCAACACTTCACAATTCAACCTTTTCAATCATATTCTTCAATCTCACTCTCTTCACCCCAAAGACCTTCTCCCAAAGCGTTAGCAAAACCCTTCTTCTCATTCACCCTCTTCAACCTTTTCACTCAGTTTCCCTGCATAGCTGACGTCGCCGCCGAAGACGCCGGAAAAATCAACATTGAGTCGGTTCTGGTTTCCATCGACGGCTTCTTCAACCGGTACCCGTTTTTCGTAGGCGGGTGCGCCTTCATCTGGCTGGTGGCGATTCCGCTGGCGGAGGAGTATTTCAAGAAGTGCAAGTTCGTGTCGGCGATTGACGCCTTCAGGAGGCTCCGCGATGATCCGAACTCGCAGCTGTTGGACATAAGGGATGAGAAGAGCTTGAGGTTTCTGAGGTCGCcgaatttgaaatttattgagAAGGAAGTGGTGCAGGTTGAGTTCACTGATGGTGGGAATGAAGATGAGTTTGTGAAGAAGGTATTGGGGAGGTTCAAGGACGCGTCGAACACCGTTCTCTGTGTTTTGGACag TTTTGATGATAATTCCATGAAAGTTGCCGAGTTACTCTTTAAGAATGGTTTCAAAGAGGCCTATGCAATCAAAGGTGGGGTTAGAGGCGAGCAAGGTTGGATG GCTATACAGGATTCCTTTTTGCCCCCTTCTGTGCATATAAGGAAAAGGGTAAAATCTTCAAAGGAACccaataaaaatggaaatggtgCCATCCAGCAAAAAGATAGTAACAATAAGAGTTCCTTATCCCAAGAGATCTCCCCTGTTGGAAACCAAAAGATGGGCAATGGTAATGTGAAAAGCTCTGTAGAGTCTACTCCAGAAGTGAAAACTGGTGCTGTAGTGTCCTCCTCTCCTTATCCCAAT TACCCGGATTTGAAGCCACCATCATCTCCAACTCCATCAAAGCCACAGTAG
- the LOC106759448 gene encoding formin-like protein 1, which translates to MQASSSIFIFLLLLFLSCALSSSKLLLFNRRVLHEPFIPLTSLPPSEPPKPPPPHPSPSPSPSTSKQKPKYPSSSIIPTTTISSTPVPTTTTTTTPTPTTTQSPFFPLYPSSPPPPSPITFASFPANISSLILPHSPKPNSSSNKLLPVALAAVLAAALVVSISAFVCYRRQRNPPPSPAAKVLRSNTDLLPLRRNAETSVETRKLRHTSSTSSEFLYLGTVANSHTIDDADVGDGDRKMESPELRPLPPLARQASVPPPPPPRDEAGFTTAEEDEDEFYSPRGSSLGGSGGTGSVSRRVFAVDRSVTSSSCSSSSGSPERSILNMPPPASSSYRNTLPKSPENYNHQHVHSSSSLCSTPDRVFAERDNNVLSACVHAHAAPSSSHEGTLEKNENTLPSSPPPRLSDASSSSAFSLPSSPEKVTRHHTFDQSPRMSSVSDGLMLPGLSSVPLSPALLSSPETERGTFSELGTSSFGAQRKHWSIPALSMPITTPFDEIGSFPGPPPLPQRKHWEIPGTAPPPPPPPLPRQRKQWGVPAPGPSTPVGQPVSRPPELVPPSRPFVLQNQATNVELPASLREIEDTGKPKLKPLHWDKVRTSSEREMVWDQIKSSSFKLNEKMIETLFVVNTPNPKAKDATTNSISHPPNQEERVLDPKKSQNICILLKALNITIEEVCEALLQGTTDTLGTELLESLLRMAPSKEEERKLREHKDDSPSKLGLAEKFLKAVLDVPFAFKRIEAMLFIGSFESEVDYLRTSFQTLEAACEELRHSRMFLKLLEAVLKTGNRMNVGTNRGDAEAFKLDTLLKLADVKGADGKTTLLHFVVQEIIRTEGARLFDTNQTPSSTTLNEDVKCRRLGLQVVSSLSSELSNVKKAATMDSEVLSSDVLKLSKGIANIAEVVQLNQTMGSDESGQNFTESVKKFIRMAEEEIPKIQAQESVASSLVKEITEYFHGNLSKEEAHPFRLFMVVRDFLAVLDRVCKEVGMINERTMVSSAHKFPVPVNPMLPQPLPGLHESHQYNNNNNNNDNTSSDDEAPSP; encoded by the exons ATGCAAGCCTCCtcctccatcttcatcttcttgttgttgttgtttttgtcatGTGCATTGTCTTCTTCAAAACTATTGTTGTTCAACAGAAGGGTCCTCCATGAACCCTTTATTCCTTTGACCTCTCTTCCTCCTTCTGAACCACCAAAACCACCACCTCCTcatccttctccttctccttctccttcaacctcaaaacaaaaacccaaatACCCTTCATCATCCATCATCCCCACAACCACCATTTCCTCCACACCAGTACCAACAACCACTACAACCACAACACCAACCCCAACAACAACACAATCACCATTTTTCCCCTTATACccttcttctcctcctcctccttctccGATCACCTTTGCCTCCTTTCCTGCCAATATCTCCTCCCTCATTCTCCCTCACTCCCCAAAACCCAATTCCTCCTCCAACAAACTTCTTCCCGTCGCTCTCGCCGCCGTTCTCGCTGCCGCACTCGTCGTCTCCATCTCTGCCTTCGTCTGTTACCGCCGCCAACGGAACCCTCCCCCCTCCCCAGCAGCCAAAGTTCTCCGTTCCAACACTGACCTCCTCCCGCTCCGCCGCAATGCCGAAACTTCCGTCGAAACACGCAAGCTCCGGCACACGTCCTCCACCAGCTCCGAGTTTCTCTACCTCGGCACTGTCGCGAACTCTCACACGATCGACGACGCCGACGTTGGCGACGGAGACCGGAAAATGGAATCCCCGGAGCTCCGGCCACTTCCGCCGCTCGCGCGACAAGCTTCAGTTCCGCCCCCGCCTCCACCCCGCGACGAGGCGGGTTTCACGACAGCGGAGGAGGACGAAGACGAATTTTACTCGCCGAGAGGTTCGTCGTTGGGAGGCTCCGGCGGAACCGGATCAGTTTCCAGGCGAGTGTTCGCCGTCGACCGAAGCGTGACCTCTAGCTCGTGTTCTTCCTCTTCTGGGTCGCCGGAAAGGTCTATCCTGAACATGCCGCCGCCGGCGAGTTCGAGTTATCGGAACACGCTGCCGAAATCACCGGAAAATTACAACCACCAGCACGTGCATTCTTCTTCTTCGCTGTGCTCAACACCTGATAGGGTTTTTGCTGAACGTGATAACAATGTGTTAAGTGCATGTGTACATGCACATGCAGCACCATCATCATCGCATGAGGGAACGttggagaaaaatgaaaatacattaCCTTCATCTCCACCACCGAGATTATCTGATGCTTCTTCGTCTTCCGCTTTTTCTCTTCCCTCTTCGCCGGAGAAGGTGACACGTCACCATACTTTCGATCAGTCTCCGAGAATGTCGAGTGTTTCCGACGGACTAATGTTACCCGGCTTGTCATCGGTGCCTTTATCACCCGCCTTGCTTTCATCGCCGGAAACCGAAAGAGGAACTTTCAGTGAATTGGGAACAAGTTCTTTTGGTGCGCAGAGAAAACACTGGAGCATTCCAGCACTGTCAATGCCAATAACAACACCATTTGATGAAATTGGAAGCTTCCCAGGTCCTCCACCTTTGCCACAGAGGAAACACTGGGAGATTCCAGGCACTGctccgccaccaccaccaccgccgtTGCCACGGCAGAGGAAGCAGTGGGGAGTTCCAGCCCCAGGGCCGTCAACACCGGTTGGTCAACCGGTGTCAAGGCCACCTGAATTGGTGCCTCCTTCGAGGCCTTTTGTGTTGCAAAACCAAGCAACCAATGTTGAGTTGCCGGCGAGTTTGAGGGAAATTGAAGACACTGGTAAACCAAAACTGAAGCCCCTGCATTGGGACAAAGTGAGAACAAGCTCTGAACGTGAAATGGTGTGGGATCAGATCAAGTCCAGTTCGTTTAA ATTGAATGAGAAAATGATTGAAACGTTGTTTGTAGTGAACACACCAAACCCTAAGGCCAAGGATGCAACTACAAACTCTATTTCTCACCCGCCAAATCAGGAGGAAAGAGTACTCGATCCTAAAAAGTCTCAAAATATTTGTATCTTGCTGAAAGCGCTTAACATCACTATAGAAGAAGTGTGTGAAGCACTTTTACAAG GTACTACTGATACACTTGGGACAGAATTACTCGAAAGCTTATTAAGAATGGCACCAAGCAAGGAAGAAGAACGTAAGTTGAGGGAACATAAAGATGACTCACCATCCAAGCTTGGTCTGGCTGAGAAATTTTTGAAGGCAGTGCTTGATGTACCTTTCGCATTTAAAAGGATTGAGGCAATGCTTTTCATAGGCAGTTTTGAGTCTGAAGTGGATTATCTCAGGACATCCTTTCAAACACTAGAG GCTGCCTGTGAAGAGCTGCGACATTCCAGAATGTTCTTGAAGCTGTTGGAGGCTGTACTTAAAACTGGGAACCGCATGAACGTGGGGACCAACCGTGGGGATGCAGAGGCATTCAAACTTGATACTCTTCTCAAGCTGGCTGATGTCAAAGGTGCAGATGGAAAAACCACTCTATTGCATTTTGTTGTACAAGAAATTATTCGAACCGAAGGTGCACGTCTCTTTGACACTAATCAAACTCCAAGCTCTACTACTCTGAACGAAGATGTCAAGTGTAGGAGGCTTGGTCTACAAGTTGTATCAAGCCTGAGTTCAGAGCTATCAAATGTGAAGAAGGCTGCTACTATGGATTCTGAAGTTCTAAGCAGTGATGTGTTAAAACTTTCCAAAGGAATTGCAAACATAGCAGAAGTTGTGCAGTTAAACCAAACCATGGGGTCAGATGAAAGCGGTCAGAATTTTACAGAATCAGTGAAGAAATTCATCAGAATGGCTGAGGAGGAAATTCCAAAAATTCAAGCCCAAGAAAGTGTTGCTTCCTCCCTTGTGAAGGAGATAACAGAATATTTTCATGGGAACTTGTCAAAAGAAGAAGCTCATCCATTCAGGCTCTTCATGGTTGTAAGAGACTTTCTAGCAGTTCTAGACCGTGTCTGCAAAGAAGTTGGAATGATAAATGAGAGAACCATGGTTAGTTCAGCTCATAAATTCCCTGTGCCAGTTAACCCAATGCTTCCACAACCCCTTCCTGGATTACATGAGAGCCaccaatataataataataataataataatgacaatACCTCTTCAGATGATGAGGCTCCATCACCTTAG
- the LOC106759318 gene encoding rhodanese-like domain-containing protein 4A, chloroplastic isoform X3 yields the protein MDSLSLLLSPYPLSPKPHKPKTFKTFSHFSNQNPQHFTIQPFQSYSSISLSSPQRPSPKALAKPFFSFTLFNLFTQFPCIADVAAEDAGKINIESVLVSIDGFFNRYPFFVGGCAFIWLVAIPLAEEYFKKCKFVSAIDAFRRLRDDPNSQLLDIRDEKSLRFLRSPNLKFIEKEVVQVEFTDGGNEDEFVKKVLGRFKDASNTVLCVLDSFDDNSMKVAELLFKNGFKEAYAIKGGVRGEQGWMAIQDSFLPPSVHIRKRVKSSKEPNKNGNGAIQQKDSNNKSSLSQEISPVGNQKMGNGNVKSSVESTPEVKTGAVVSSSPYPNENTVEVC from the exons ATGGATTccctctctcttcttctctctccttaTCCATTATCCCCAAAACCCCACAAACCCAAAACCTTCAAAACCTTCTCTCATTTCTCAAACCAGAATCCTCAACACTTCACAATTCAACCTTTTCAATCATATTCTTCAATCTCACTCTCTTCACCCCAAAGACCTTCTCCCAAAGCGTTAGCAAAACCCTTCTTCTCATTCACCCTCTTCAACCTTTTCACTCAGTTTCCCTGCATAGCTGACGTCGCCGCCGAAGACGCCGGAAAAATCAACATTGAGTCGGTTCTGGTTTCCATCGACGGCTTCTTCAACCGGTACCCGTTTTTCGTAGGCGGGTGCGCCTTCATCTGGCTGGTGGCGATTCCGCTGGCGGAGGAGTATTTCAAGAAGTGCAAGTTCGTGTCGGCGATTGACGCCTTCAGGAGGCTCCGCGATGATCCGAACTCGCAGCTGTTGGACATAAGGGATGAGAAGAGCTTGAGGTTTCTGAGGTCGCcgaatttgaaatttattgagAAGGAAGTGGTGCAGGTTGAGTTCACTGATGGTGGGAATGAAGATGAGTTTGTGAAGAAGGTATTGGGGAGGTTCAAGGACGCGTCGAACACCGTTCTCTGTGTTTTGGACag TTTTGATGATAATTCCATGAAAGTTGCCGAGTTACTCTTTAAGAATGGTTTCAAAGAGGCCTATGCAATCAAAGGTGGGGTTAGAGGCGAGCAAGGTTGGATG GCTATACAGGATTCCTTTTTGCCCCCTTCTGTGCATATAAGGAAAAGGGTAAAATCTTCAAAGGAACccaataaaaatggaaatggtgCCATCCAGCAAAAAGATAGTAACAATAAGAGTTCCTTATCCCAAGAGATCTCCCCTGTTGGAAACCAAAAGATGGGCAATGGTAATGTGAAAAGCTCTGTAGAGTCTACTCCAGAAGTGAAAACTGGTGCTGTAGTGTCCTCCTCTCCTTATCCCAAT GAAAACACAGTTGAGGTATGTTGA
- the LOC106759318 gene encoding rhodanese-like domain-containing protein 4A, chloroplastic isoform X1 produces MDSLSLLLSPYPLSPKPHKPKTFKTFSHFSNQNPQHFTIQPFQSYSSISLSSPQRPSPKALAKPFFSFTLFNLFTQFPCIADVAAEDAGKINIESVLVSIDGFFNRYPFFVGGCAFIWLVAIPLAEEYFKKCKFVSAIDAFRRLRDDPNSQLLDIRDEKSLRFLRSPNLKFIEKEVVQVEFTDGGNEDEFVKKVLGRFKDASNTVLCVLDSFDDNSMKVAELLFKNGFKEAYAIKGGVRGEQGWMAIQDSFLPPSVHIRKRVKSSKEPNKNGNGAIQQKDSNNKSSLSQEISPVGNQKMGNGNVKSSVESTPEVKTGAVVSSSPYPNLQLEISQIHGNSSKFAE; encoded by the exons ATGGATTccctctctcttcttctctctccttaTCCATTATCCCCAAAACCCCACAAACCCAAAACCTTCAAAACCTTCTCTCATTTCTCAAACCAGAATCCTCAACACTTCACAATTCAACCTTTTCAATCATATTCTTCAATCTCACTCTCTTCACCCCAAAGACCTTCTCCCAAAGCGTTAGCAAAACCCTTCTTCTCATTCACCCTCTTCAACCTTTTCACTCAGTTTCCCTGCATAGCTGACGTCGCCGCCGAAGACGCCGGAAAAATCAACATTGAGTCGGTTCTGGTTTCCATCGACGGCTTCTTCAACCGGTACCCGTTTTTCGTAGGCGGGTGCGCCTTCATCTGGCTGGTGGCGATTCCGCTGGCGGAGGAGTATTTCAAGAAGTGCAAGTTCGTGTCGGCGATTGACGCCTTCAGGAGGCTCCGCGATGATCCGAACTCGCAGCTGTTGGACATAAGGGATGAGAAGAGCTTGAGGTTTCTGAGGTCGCcgaatttgaaatttattgagAAGGAAGTGGTGCAGGTTGAGTTCACTGATGGTGGGAATGAAGATGAGTTTGTGAAGAAGGTATTGGGGAGGTTCAAGGACGCGTCGAACACCGTTCTCTGTGTTTTGGACag TTTTGATGATAATTCCATGAAAGTTGCCGAGTTACTCTTTAAGAATGGTTTCAAAGAGGCCTATGCAATCAAAGGTGGGGTTAGAGGCGAGCAAGGTTGGATG GCTATACAGGATTCCTTTTTGCCCCCTTCTGTGCATATAAGGAAAAGGGTAAAATCTTCAAAGGAACccaataaaaatggaaatggtgCCATCCAGCAAAAAGATAGTAACAATAAGAGTTCCTTATCCCAAGAGATCTCCCCTGTTGGAAACCAAAAGATGGGCAATGGTAATGTGAAAAGCTCTGTAGAGTCTACTCCAGAAGTGAAAACTGGTGCTGTAGTGTCCTCCTCTCCTTATCCCAAT CTTCAGCTAGAAATTTCACAAATCCATGGAAATTCAAGTAAATTTGCCGAATAG
- the LOC111241520 gene encoding uncharacterized protein LOC111241520: MDAWEDLVYDDDVLESFLKKCDGSASLIPGPAGNVQAALLNRTITGNPKSTQEFAADVAHATFERDFNCNAWKWAEMFIQHHELVKEGKMENMSNLKEAKSXKVLPFVACXLKECKPNGLGDMQLTLKDPTRTMKASLHNKVLQDPEHIHISFTNKQLQ; the protein is encoded by the exons ATGGATGCATGGGAAGACCTTGTTTATGATGACGACGTCCTTgaatcttttttgaaaaaatgtgaTGGTTCTGCCTCCCTTATACCAGGACCAGCAGGTAATGTTCAAGCTGCTTTACTGAATAGGACAATTACAGGAAACCCAAAATCCACACAAGAATTCGCTGCTGATGTTGCTCATGCAACATTTGAAAGAGATTTCAACTGTAATGCTTGGAAATGGGCAGAAATGTTTATTCAACACCATG AACTAGTCAAAGAAGGAAAAATGGAGAACATGAGTAACCTTAAAGAGGCTAAATCANGTAAGGTCCTTCCCTTTGTTGCATGCTTNTTGAAAGAATGCAAGCCAAATGGTTTGGGAGATATGCAGCTNACGttgaag GATCCTACTAGGACAATGAAGGCTTCATTACACAATAAAGTTCTTCAAGATCCTGAACATATCCACATATCATTCACAAATAAACAATTACAATAA